TTGAGCTCGAGGATCCGCGCGAGCAGGCCGTTCACGAAGGACGGCGACTCGTCGGTCGACAGGCCCGAGACGAGCTCGACGGCCTCGTCGATCGCGACGGCGTCAGGCACGTCGTCGTTGAACAGCAGCTCCCAGGTAGCAAGGCGGAGGACCGCCCGGTCGACCGAGGGCATGCGCTCGAGCGTCCAGCCGTTCGAGTAGGTCTCGAGGATCTCGTCGATGTGGCGCGCGTGCGCGTCATACCCTTCGACGAGCTCGACCGAGTACTGCGGCAGGGCGGACTCGACACCGGGGTGCGCGACGCGCTCGGCGAGCATGTCGAGCAGGTCGAGGTTCCGCTGCTCCGCCTCGAAGAGGACGTCGAGCGCGCGCTTGCGCGCCTTGGTGCGGGCTCCCACGTCAGTCGGTCACTCGACCCA
This genomic window from Flavimobilis soli contains:
- the nusB gene encoding transcription antitermination factor NusB; translation: MGARTKARKRALDVLFEAEQRNLDLLDMLAERVAHPGVESALPQYSVELVEGYDAHARHIDEILETYSNGWTLERMPSVDRAVLRLATWELLFNDDVPDAVAIDEAVELVSGLSTDESPSFVNGLLARILELKPTILG